TGTGGAGTCGAAAACAGTTATTTCGTCCTTGGATTCCCTGCCGGATTTTCTACCCGTCACGATCTCACCAAGTTCTGCGTAAATCTGGGATTTTTTGAATAAACCTTGAGAGATAGGTACATTAATCTCTCCACTGTGTGATGCTTGCTCAATGTCGTCAACCACCACCTTGGCCCTCCTTAATATTGCCGGATCCAGCTCCTGCTTCCCTGGTGCATCCGCTCCTATAGCGTTTATATGGACGCCTTCGGTTATCCACTCGTTCATCACAATCGGTTTCCTCGAAGGCGTAGTTGTTATCACGATGTCCGCGTTTCTCACGGCTCTTTCCGTATCATCAAAAACAATGAAGTCGGCATCTATCTTCTTTTCCATTTCTCTGCAGTATTCTTCGGCTTTCTCCCTCCTAACATCGTTCACCCGTACTTCTTCGATTTTCATGATTTCGGAGATGGCTAGAAGTTGGGTTCTGGCCTGAACGCCGGCCCCAACCATTGCTATGATTCTAGAATCCTTTCTAGCGAGATATTTGACCGCAACAGCTCCGGCCGCCCCAGTCCGCATGTTGGTTATAGTTGTGCCATCCATAACCGCTAGCGGAGTCCCGGTTTTCGGGTCGATGAGAACTATGATGGCCATTACGGTTGGAAGTCCGTATTTTCTCGGATTGTCCGGATGAGCATTAACAATTTTGACACCGGCAGCTCCTATGCTTTCGAGATAGGCTGGCATCACCCGAAAATCTCCGTTGAATTCTTTGAAGAAAACGTAGGACTTCGGAGGCATTTGGACTTTGCCCATTCCCTTTTCTCGGAAAGCTTCTTCAACAGCTTCTATTGTTTCTTTCATCGAGAGAAGGCTCTCGACTTCACTTTTCGTCAAGATCAGTACTTTTGGCATGTTTCCACGACTCTATTTTGATTTCTCTCATGGTTCAAAAATCTTCTTTAACAGTAAAACTTAAAAGAAAATTTAAAAAAATTTGGGGGCGCTTGTGCATGGAGGAGGGAGCAGTTCCGGTTTCTCTTAAAGAATGGGAACGGGTTGCTGCTCACACCCACATAACCGGCCTCGGTCTGGAAGGTCTAAAAGCAAAACCAGTGGCTGCAGGGATGGTCGGTCAGATCAAAGCAAGAGAGGCGGCAGGCTTGGTAGTTCATTTAGTTCGGAAGGGAAAATTTGCCGGACGCGCCGTTCTCTTAGCCGGACCCCCCGGAACTGGTAAAACAGCTCTGGCGATAGCCATCGCAAAAGAGTTGGGACGCGATGTTCCGGTGGTCCTTCTCACGGCTTCGGAAATCTACTCCGCTGAAATAAAGAAAACGGAGTTCCTCACGCAAGCTCTGCGGAGGGCTATAGGTGTTAGGATACGGGAGATGAGAAGAGTTTACGAGGGGAAGGTTGAGGAGCTTTCCATTCGACAGGAGCCACATCCCTACAATCCTTATGTCAAAATTCCGGTCGGTGGGACGATAAAGCTTGCCACGCTTGATCATTCTCAAAAACTTTCGATGGATCAAGCTTTTGCGATTTCTCTTATACGAGAAGGGGTGGAAACAGGCGACGTGATTCAGATAGATGTCGATGGTGGTAGGGTCGTCAAGTTAGGAAAATCGAGAGAAGCCGCGGAAAAAGAGAAAATTGATCTCTCCAGTGTTCAGGTTGTTGATGTTCCGAGCGGTCCCGTATTGAAGAATAAGGAGTTCGTCTACACGGTAACCCTTCATGATCTAGATCTTGCGCACTCCAGAAGCAGCATCAGCTTCTTTGGACTTCTTTTTGGTGGCGAGGGTAGAAAGGAGATTTCGGCCGAAACGCGTGCAACAGTAGATGAAACTGTTAAAGAATGGGTGGAGGAGGGAAAGGCCGAAATACTCCCGGGAGTTGTCTTTATTGACGAATGTTCTATGCTGGACATAGAAACCTTTGCATTTCTCGGTAGGGCAATGGAACAGGAGCTTGCTCCGATTATCATCTTTGCCACAAACAGGGGACTTACCGTAGTCAGAGGAACAGACTTTAAAGCTCCACATGGCATGCCACTGGATCTTCTGGACAGGCTTCTGATAATAACCACACAACCGTATACGAGGGAGGAGATTTTGGAAATATTGAAGATAAGAGCTAAAACCGAAAAAATAAATCTCTCGCAGGAGGCGCTGGAATATCTGGCACAAATCGGTGAGGCAAATTCTCTCAGATATGCGATCCAGCTTCTTGCTCCCGCATCCGAAGTCGCCATAGCCGAAGGCGCGAAGATCGTTGAGAAGAAACACGTGGAGCATGTAAGGGAACTTTTTGTAGACGTAAGCAGGTCGGTTCAATATTTGCGTGAGCATGAAGAACGTATGCTAAAGTAGGTCAATTTAAGTTTTGGCGCCGGGGGGAGGACTCGAACCTCCGACCTCACGGTTTCCGCACGGCCACGCGTCCGTTTTTCGAATGGAGGTTCGTTCTTCATTCGCGTCCGATTAACAGCCGTGCGCTCTACCTACTGAGCTACCCCGGCTCCATATACTAATCAATCCGGGATCATCTAATAAAAAGGACACTTATTGCCTGCTGATTTTCATCAATCTTTTCTTTATGTGCATGTACGCTTCTTTCAGGTTTTCTTTGTTGTCGAATTCCCTCACAATTTTTTCGAGCCTTCTCGAGCTCATGTGTCTAAGTTTTTTGACTTCCAAAATTAAAAGCGGAGCGGCTCGTACGATGTTGTCTACTATCGTTATGTTTGCAGCTACTGCTGTTCTCGAGAGAGGATTCAAGTCGACCGCTATTACGCATTTGCCCATTCTTCTCAGAGCTTCCGTTCTGTCTCCGTCTTCAAGTGGAACGAAAACGACGTCCGCCGAGTAGATTCCTCTTCTATCTACCACCCTTCTCTCACTATGGATTTCGTCAATTTTTGTGAAGTATCTTTTGTCGGTTCCAAAAATTTCTTTAGCTTCATGGGCCTTCAACCAGTCTGCAATAGCTTTGACTCTTTCGTCGGTTCTGTGGAAGAGATTGATTTCGATCCTTGCACCTGTCTCTTTTGCCAATTTTACAATCTCGTTTGGCACAAGCGCTGCAACATTTCCGTTTACAGAAATCACGGGTGAACGAGCTAGAAGAAGCATCGCGGCAGCAGCTCTTATGGCTTTCCTAGCGAAGGGACAGGTTTTTTCACCGAGAAGATAATCGAAAGCTTCTCCGCGTCCGTGAGCGATCAACCCTTCCGGGACGACGATCCCTCTTCTGAAACCCTCGGCTAATCTCTCCCTTATTTTTAAAGACCAAGCCCGAGGATGTTCTTCTGAAACCCAACTCTCCACGATTTTTCCTCTTCTCCAAACTCCAAAAAAGCATTTTTTAAGTCTTGTTGGTGATAATGAAGTGAGAGGATGGAAATAATCTGGCCGGTCTTTGCTCTGATTGTCGCAATAATCGCGGTCGGAGCATCGGCTTATTCTGGTACTCCGCTTACGATGGGGATTGCTCTTGCGACGTTGCTAGTTGCTGCAGCATCCGTTTATCTTTACATCTCCGCCTATCCTAAAAAGAGGTTCAAGGAGATACCGCTGGAGGATTTTTCGTGGTGGATGGATGCAGGAGAACCGCTTGCCTCGCTAAAGAGACTTGATCCAAAATCCATGGCAGTCCCGAGCGTTTTTCTCTCCGATCTCCGTCCCGTTGCTAAAAATGTTGAGCTTCTCTTTCAGAGGATGAGATTGATCGTTTGGAGGAGAGACTTCGCCGATCTACCGAGCGGGGACGTGATGACGGAGCTGGATACCGTTCGGAGTTTTCTGCGCGTCATGCTTCAAAGAATTGAGAGGAAAATGGTGCTAGAACCCGAAATCACCGGATATTTAACCGATCTGTCCAGCCGGATGAAGAAAATCGCTGAGAAACTCTCGGGATATGCACAGACTAAACCGGAAATTCTTCGTCCTTATGTGGACCCGCTTGCGAGAGCAGCCGATAGACTCGCGAGAGATCTTGAGATAGCAGCCAAAAATTATCAGGAGTTTGCCAAGGTTGCATTTGGGACAGGGTAGTCCTCGATGAAGCCTCACATAAACCTAGTTTTCATAGGTCACGTAGATCACGGAAAATCTACTCTTATAGGTAGAATGCTTGTCGAAACCGGCGTGATTTCTGAGAAGGAACTTCAGGAAGAGGCTGGCAGCTTCAAGTTTGCTTGGATAATGGATAGAGAAAAAGAAGAGAGAGAACGCGGCGTGACGATAGACGTGGCTTATCAGAAGTTTGAAACGTCGAAAAATATAATAACGATAATCGATGCTCCTGGGCACAGAGACTTCATAAAAAACATGATCACAGGGGCAAGTCAGGCTGATGCTGCGGTTCTTGTGGTCGCTGCCGATGATGGTATTATGCCGCAGACGAAGGAGCATGCCGTGCTGGCTTTCACTCTCGGGGTTGATCAACTCATCATCGCCATAAACAAGATGGATTTGGTGAATTTCGATCAGAACGTTTATGAGAAGCTGAAGAGGGACTTGCAGACTCTCCTTTCCAGCATCGGATATAAGCGGGCGGAGGAGTTTCCCTACATACCGATATCCGCTTTTCACGGGGAAGGAATAACCAAGCATAGCCCACGCATGCCTTGGTATAAAGGCCCAACCTTTGTGGAGGCTCTTGAGGCTCTTAAGGAACCGCCGAAGCCGGTCGACAAACCCCTCAGGATTCCGATCCAAGATGTCTATTCCATCACGGGTGTCGGGACAGTTCCGATTGGGAGGGTTGAGACAGGTGTGCTCAAAGTTGGTGATATGGTTGTTTTTGAGCCACCAGGTGTGAAGGGTGAGGTTAGATCGATAGAAATTCATCACCAACCTGTGCAGCGGGCGCTCCCTGGGGATAACATAGGTTTCAATGTGAGAGGGGTTTCGAAGGAGCAGATTAAAAGAGGAGATGTGGCGGGACATCCTGATAACCCACCGACTGTGGCTTCCGCGTTTACTGGAAAGGTTGTTGTTCTTTTTTCTCCGCCCGAGATCGCTCCCGGTTTCACACCCACTTTTCACTGTCATGCTGCGCACGCGCCCGGGCGGGTTGTTCAGATTTTGCAGAAGATAGACCCGAGGAGTGGTTCGGTTTTGGAGGAGACTCCCAGAGCTCTGCGCAAAGGGGAGGCAGGAATAATTCAGGTCCAGCTACTCAAGCCAATCGTTATCGAGAGGGCTTCCGACATTCCGCACATGAGCAGGTTCGCTATAAGACATGGGGGTCAGACATTAGCCGCTGGGATATGTATTGATCTCGTGCGTGCGAAATGAACTGGAGAAAATTTTATGAGTTTGTGTGGTTAGATAATTTCCGGGCGGCAGTAGTCTAGCTTGGTTAGGACACGAGCCTGCCACGCTCGTGACGCGGGTTCAAATCCCGCCTGCCGCACCAGAAGTTAAATTCACTTTTTGTTGGGTGAAATCCAACACCAGCAAATCCTCTTAAGTTTGATTTCCTCCTCTTCTGGTGTTAAAGTTCTCTTTTCCTTTAAGAGAGGAGGTATCACCTTCTTTGCTTCCTCCAGTAACCTTTCCTCCTTCATGGCTCTGTAGAGCTGGTTCACCACCGTTGTCCTATCGCAAACTTCCCTAAAACCTGCGGCCAGTTCTTCTCCCTCATCACCTAAGGCGCTGAGCTTCTCAAAGATTTCTCTAACCCTCCGACCGCCTAGAGGACCTTGAGTTCGTTGACGAACTTTTTTCCTTTCCAATTCCTTGATGAGTTCCAGTTTGACCAGTTTTAAACGTTCCACTAACTTTTCATAATCTATTCTCTCTCCCTTTCCGTTTCCAGGTCTTCTCAAAATCTCTATGACCTTAATGGGTGAAGTTTCGGTTTGAGGTTTATCGAAATACCTTAACCTCCAGTAAATCTCCTTTCCGTCGGTAAATGCTACGAAAAGGGCTTCCCTCTCCCCCCTCATGAAGGAACCTATGCCGCAAGGCAGTTTCTCCAGCCACTCTTTTCCTTTTTCCCTTAGGATTTCCGCTAGAACGTCAGCAGGATCGTTGGTGAACTGCTCCATCTGGGTTTCGAGGAACCTGAGTGCTTCATGGTCTTCTTTGGAGAGGGCCCTAATCAGCGTAAAGTCCTTGGGGATTGGTTGCTCTCCCAAAACCGAAGCATCAAGCCCTACGGTACTCCGGATGGCTTCTAACCTCAGATACAACCTTTCCGTCAGACGGAGGAAGCGCTGTAGAGTGTCTTCTTCCGGGAATAGGTTGGTTAAATACACAACAGGATAAGGAGAACCTATCCTGTCCACCCTTCCTGCCCTTTGGATGAGAACCACTGGGTTCCAAGGGAAATCGTAGTTGATCACGTATTGGGCGTTTTGTAGGTTTTGGCCGGTGCTGAGAACATCGGTGCTGATCATCAGTCCTCCTCTTTTCTTGAATTCTTCGACTCCTTCAGCCTCCCCCATCCTTTTTCCTTGAGGCCCTATGGCTCCTTCTCCTGTTACTAGGAAGGGGGAGAGGTGTTTGAATCTCTCGTATAAATACCGAGCGGTGTCGGCGTATTGCGTGAAAATGATGATGCCGTTATTTCCGGTCAGGTTACGTGAGGTTTCTTCTACCCAAGCTTTAACCTCCTCGAGCTTGGTATCTCTCTCTGGAAGCAGCTTGAGGAGTTCTTGGATTTTTTCTTTATCTTTCTCATACCCTTGCTGGAACTCTTCGATTTCCGCAGGGGTGAGCCTACATTTCTCCACAAGCTCCGGGAGTTTGAAGACTTCCTCAGGTTCCGGAAGCTCTCCTCCTTCTTCTTCTCCAACCAGCGAAAGTACTTCTCCCCTTACTCGCGGGGGAAGGAAGATTCCCTTCTCCTTCGCGTACTTGACCGCGTTCTCCAAATAATTCTCCATCTTCTCCAAGGACTTTCGGAAGGCCTCCAAGCTGCTCTCGAGCCTCTTCAGTAGGTTTATTCTTACTACCGTCTTCACCAGCTCCTTGAGTTTTTCCAGCTTCTCGGAGGCCACAGCTTTCGAGATGATGCTTCCGTCAGGAAGTCTCAGTTCTCCGCTCAGCTTCTCGACGGAAAAATCGTAGCACTTGAAATCCATGGATTCTAGAATCTCCATTACCTTCTCGGGGTCGAAGGGCAAAGAGTAGTGGATGCTGAGGAGCTTCCTTTCTGGGAACTTTACCTCCTTTGAAAGTTCTTTGGCGAAATCTCTTGAGATTCTCACCACGAACCTTCGGAGAACCTCGTCCATGTCCACAGGTTTTCCTTCTAGCCACTCCTTTTGTCTGGCGGTAAAGTATCCTCTCAGGGATCCTCCTTCCAAGGCTGTATCGGGCAAATAAAGACTTAGGAGGGAGTAAAGGTCCATCAAGCTCGTGTTGACGGGAGTAGCAGTAAGCAGAACCACATCGGCTCGATTCTTGTTGATTAACTCCGCCAAAGCCCGATAGCGGTTGGTAGACGGATGCCTGAATTGATGCGCCTCATCCACTATGATTAGACCAAGGGGATTCTCCGGGTCCGAGAATTTTTCAACTGTTCCCTCAGGGTCGCTGGACAGCCTCTCGGAGTTGATGCTTTCCAGCTGGATGTTCATCTTCCTCATCTCCTCCTTCCAAGTGGTCTCCAGCACACTCTTGGGGGCTATGAGAAGAGTGCGGTCAGGCATGGCATCGTGGGCCAACACCAGACCTACCCTAGTTTTGCCCAACCCCGTAGAGTCCGCGACTAAAACGCCTCCCCATTTTTGAAGCTTCAAGCGGGACTCCAGCACCGAAAGGCGTTGATGAGGATAAAGTTTCTCAAAAGTTTTCTCCTTTTCTTCTATCTGCTCGAGTCCTTCCTTATAGCTCTCGTAGAGAGCTTTGGCAAGCACCTCCAAGGGGGTCCAGGTGACGGTATAGTTCTTGAGCATGGAGAGGAACTCCTCCTTGAAATCCTTTGCCATCTCCCAGACTTCTTGGAACCAGTCGAAGAGCTGTTGAACTGCCATCGGATCCGTGTCTACCATGTTGAGCTCACGGTTCTTGACCAGACCGGCATAGGTGAAGTTGCTAGATCCGACCACGGCCACTCCGTTGGCTTCTTGTTGGCTGGAAATGCCTAGGTAAGCCTTTCCGTGAAAGAAGGGCATCTCCAAAATTCTCACTTCTACTTCTGGGGACTCAAAATGGGATATGGCTTCCTGGAGAAGCTTGAAATATTCAGGGTTGTCCTCGTTCTCCTCTAGCTCCTTTAAGATCTCGTCTTCCCACCTCATGCTCTCCGTGGGCTCCTTTCCCAGCAAGAGTTTGAGAGGTTTTCCAACCAAGGTTTCTTTGATGGCACCCCAGCCCCGGATGTTGAAGTAAGCCGTGGCAATCATAATTTCGTTAGCCTTCGCCAGCTCCCTTTTCAGGACTTCCGCCAGAACTTCCCTTCTATTATCCACGATTCTAGCAGTCAAGTGGCCAACACCTTCCCTGCTTTTATTAGCCTATCTTCCACCACTTCGAGGAAGGCCTGGTGAAGCTCGTTGAGAAGGGAATCCAGCTCCAGCTTGGGACGTGTGCCGAAAACTGTTTGGACGGTGAACCAAGAGGGTGGCTTAGAGACTGGCATACTTAAAAGGCTCTCGATTACCGCCTTATCGAGTTCTTTCCTGTCAGTTTGCTTGATTTCCTCCGCATACTTCAACGGTTTTCTTTCCATCAGCTTGTGTGGGTCGAACTTTATCTTCATGTCACTCAGGTCTGGGACAGTTAACTCCTCGTAGTCCTCCACCATTATGTCTGTGGCTGCACCTCCACCTCCAAGCCTCCTGCAGTGTAGCTCCACGGTGAGGTAGAAGAGGGTGGAATTCATGTAAATCCAAACGGTCAAGGGATCAATTCCCCTGTTACAATACAAAGCATACAACCTATGGTCACACATCACGGGATTCTTGCTGAAGGGTATGTAGATGAGGTCCCTCCAAGACATGGGAAGGAGGATGTGGGTGGGCTCGAACTCGGGAAGCTCCCACCATCTTTCCCTCGCCTTGCAGGTGGGACGTTTATGGAATCCCTGCGATTCCCCCCATTTGATGTACTTCTTGGTGAAGGGTCCGGGGTCCGAGGTGTAGAGACACAGCGTTTTGACGGAAGGAATCAAGAAGCTCCTTATCTCCTTTGGGCTCCTCACGAGGGGCTTCGTGTCTTTACGGTCTATTACGAATCTCTCTCCGGCCTCATTTTCTATGTATATCAGCCCCTTTTCCTCCAACTCCTTCCGGTTCTTTGCTGGGATATCCCTGAATTTCTGGGGATTCGCGAGCCTGTCGGCTTCATAGAGGTGGCTCACATCCTTCATGTAGAAGAACTCATTTGCTCCCGTTTTAATCCCAAATTTTATTTCAACGAATTCCTTCAGTTTGTGAGTCAACCTCGGTAAGAAAACTTCCTCGAAAATGCGGGGGGAGCGTAAATAGTACCACTTTCCTGGTTTCAGTTCTGACCTCCTAAAGGACCTATAGTTTCTAATAGTGTTACCCGTATAGGAGTCCAAGTAGATGAAATCGACACTTTCCTCCCCCGTTTCCCGCTGGAGGATGGTTATAACGGTGTTTATGTCAGCCTGAAAGCTCCTCTTCCTTTGCCCGTATACCGCCCTGAGGTGTGGCAGGAGCTCTCGTTGTAAAGTTCTTCCGTAGCCCGACTCCAACCACTTATCAGAAGAGATGACGGCCACCACCCCGCCCTTTCTGACCAATTGAATGGCTCTTAACATAAAGTAGGCATAGAGATCCGAGGTCCTGTCCAAACCGTAAATCCCAACATACAAATTCTTCTTTCCCTCCGGTATCTGCTCCTGCCTGACATAGGGCGGGTTCATTACCACGATATCCACCTTGGAAGGATAGAGGCTTTCGATGGTAAGACCCTCGCGTACCCCCATCTTCTCACTGATTTTCCTCTTCAGTTCGCTCATTTTCTTTCTGAGCAGTTTTTTCCTTTCCTCTGTGTGCTCTCTGAGATACTCCGCGTTGAGTCTCCTAAATTCATTTATTAATTCCGAAAGCTTTGTCTCCATAAACTCGTCCAGCTTTGGACTCTGGGAAGGAGGATATAGGGAATCTTCGATTTCCATGAGGTTCAAGTCTAGGTTTGGAAGAGGCTCAGGTTCCCTCTGGTCTATGACCAAGGAAAGCCAGAGCCTCAGCTTTGCTATTTCCACTGCCTCAGGCTCTATGTCGAAGCCGCAGAGGTTAGGGAGAATCCTTTTCTTGTATTCCTCTGGGTCCCCTCTCCATCCCACAGTAGCCTCGGCTTCGTGGATGAGCTGGATCAGGGTCTGCATCATAATTACCAAAAAACCACCGGACCCTACCGCGGGATCCATTACCCGCAGGGAGAGGAGCTTTTCTCTGAACTCCCTGACTTTCTTTTCCGATTTTTCTCTCCTAAGTTCATCTAAGAATTCCTCAAGTCCATCCACCAGCTCCAGTCTCCCATTTCTTTCCACCACTTTATCTTTGAGCCCCAGACAGGCCGCAATGGCTTTCCTGCACATGAACCCTATCTCGTTGGGAGGGGTGTAGAAGGTTCCTTTCTCTTTTCTTTCCTTTTCCGAAAGGAGGTTCTCAAGCACGGTTCCCAGCAGGAGGGGATCTATGCATACCTCCATCTCCATAGGGGAAGACTCATCCACGGTGAAATTGTATCTGTTGAAAAACTCCCTAGCCTCCAAAAAGATGGGCTCAAGCTTCTTTTCCGTCTTATCCTCGAGTTCCGGTGTGAAGTATTCTTCTCGCTCGAAAAGCGATCCATTGAGCAAAGGCATTCCACCTTCTCCTTTGGCGAGTTCCTCGTAACACAGGCGGTTGAAGTCCCGTACATTTTTTATCCTATCGACGTATTTCCTGTCTCCTTTCAACCATCCCTTCCTTTGAAGGAAGTACAGGAACATGAGTCTGCCCAAGAACCTCTGAGCATAGGAGGATGCTCTTTCCCCCATACTCGCTTTGAGGACCGAAACCGTTTTCTCGTAGAGTTCACGGTATCCCTCGAAGAACTCATCCCTGACTTTTTCATACGGAAAGAAGCTCGTATCATAGGCATCTTTCAGTTTCTCCTTTCCTGGAAACCTGAGAGATTCCAGAACCTCTATGTCGGTGCGATAAAGTCTCTCGTGAAGCCAAAGGATTTTTACTTCCCCTCCAGTGCCTTTTCCCGGAACGATCACAGCGTAACTATCTCTCCCGTCCGTGAAGAAGAGGAGGGGCCTGATGAGTCTTTTGCTTTTCCAGTTTCTCGCCACTTGAGAGCGGACACTCCTCGGAGGAAGTTTGGAGAATTGAAGGATGATCCCCTCCACGTAATCGTCCTTGTAAATCCTCAATACGTCTACAGGACTAACGTGGGCAGGAATAACCCCAGCATCCTTCAGTGTTTCTGTGTCCAGCTTCTCTTCTCGAAGCGGATAACCCAGTTTTTGCAGAGTCTCCATCCAAAAGGACACGTCGAAAGCTCTTGCTTCCATTGATATTCACTATTAATTTCCCTTAGTTTAAAAAATTTCTTCGATGTTCCTCTGGCTTTGAGAAAAAACAGCTGATGCTTTGTGTTTACACTATGAAAAAACTAAAATTCACATCACGCCCAGGGGAAGCACAAATTATGGCATGAAGCTTTAAAAAGCAAAGGATTAAAAGCATCGTTCTCTTACGATTATTGAGTCGAAGAAAGGAGAGGAATGGAAAATGGTATTTGCACCACCAGGCGCGGGTTATGACCGGGCGATAACCGTCTTCAGCCCGGATGGCAAACTTTATCAGGTCCAGTACGCTCAAGAAGCGGTAAAACGGGGACTCACAGCTCTCGGGATGAAAGTCAAGGATGGCGTTGTCCTCGCAGCTGAAAAGATGGTCCGCAGCAAACTCGTTGAGGAGACTTCGATAGAGAAAATTTTCCAGATAGACGAGCACATAGGGGCTGCAGTCTCCGGCCTCATCGCTGACGGTCGAGTCCTAATAGATCAAGCAAGACTTGAGGCACAGATAAACAGACTGCGATATGACGAGCCGATAACGGTCTACGCATTGGCCAAGAGGATCGGAGATATCCAGCAACTTTACACTCAGCACGGTGGCGTTCGTCCGTT
This region of Candidatus Hadarchaeales archaeon genomic DNA includes:
- the psmA gene encoding archaeal proteasome endopeptidase complex subunit alpha; this encodes MVFAPPGAGYDRAITVFSPDGKLYQVQYAQEAVKRGLTALGMKVKDGVVLAAEKMVRSKLVEETSIEKIFQIDEHIGAAVSGLIADGRVLIDQARLEAQINRLRYDEPITVYALAKRIGDIQQLYTQHGGVRPFGVRILIGGVDNGTPSLYETDPSGVVAAYKCQAIGRESQTVVNFFEEKYDPNLGLEDAIKLAVEALSKVVEPPLTSDKLEMAVIPMETAKFRKLTQTEISKYTKPYEKARPKE